The DNA region GCTCTCTTCATGTTCATCTGATTCATGTGTAATTCCACTGGCGACCGATGAGGAGGAATCGGTCTTGTTCTGCGCTAGGAAGTCATAGAAAACCACCTTAGAGTTGCTCTCCTCCCCATTTTTAGCACCAATTCTCCTCTTCAAAAATATGCGACACAGAACCCAATTTTCCATGGGAACAACATGGCTCTGCACAAACACACAACACAAAGATTCTAAACTATGAGTAATGTTAATGTATGCATGCAGATAAGTAAATATTAGTAATTAGTTTGTTTGGCCTCACCTGAGACTGAGAGGCGTTAAGGATGAGGCGATACTCGTGCATGATCCAATCAGTTCTGGATCCATTAGGAGGCTTGCCTCTGTAGAAAACAAGTGTCTTCTTCATTCCGACAACTTGGTTGTTGCCTTTTGAAGTAACAATTTGTTTGTCCAAGCCAGTTGCCTTCCAATAACCCGAATTTGTGGCTCTGTTGGAGCGATTTCCGTTGGGAtatttggccactttggtgcTAAAGAAGTATCTCTCTTGCTCCAAATCACCTAAAAATGGGGGCATGGAATTGAAattagag from Glycine soja cultivar W05 chromosome 8, ASM419377v2, whole genome shotgun sequence includes:
- the LOC114423800 gene encoding NAC domain-containing protein 83-like, with amino-acid sequence MEKVNFVKNGELRLPPGFRFHPTDEELVLQYLKRKVFSCPLPASIIPELHVCKSDPWDLPGDLEQERYFFSTKVAKYPNGNRSNRATNSGYWKATGLDKQIVTSKGNNQVVGMKKTLVFYRGKPPNGSRTDWIMHEYRLILNASQSQSHVVPMENWVLCRIFLKRRIGAKNGEESNSKVVFYDFLAQNKTDSSSSVASGITHESDEHEESSSSNTFPYTIRRKP